In Elaeis guineensis isolate ETL-2024a chromosome 1, EG11, whole genome shotgun sequence, a genomic segment contains:
- the LOC105038796 gene encoding 11-beta-hydroxysteroid dehydrogenase A, whose product MDFFNSFLSVVMHVAIAIFLLAYLPVRMVWRLVRWILVRPFSEEDMKGKVVLITGASSGIGEHIAYQYAVRGASLVLVARREHALNSVAKTAIELGAPDVLVKPADISIPNESKRIMEETIAHFGRLNHLVVNAGIWSSCLFEDITNISAFTQVMDVNFWGSVYPTYYAIPHLKTSHGNIIVTASMAGHVPTARMSFYNASKAALIRFYETLRSELGSEIRITIITPGYVESEITQGKVLKKEGEVGIDEDARDVQLGPLPVGSTKKCAEIIVDGACKGDEYVTWPSWFKPFYMVMCFAPEVMNWFSHSFYVAKPGTTSTETLSKRILEASGAKKLFYPASIQSPVTKI is encoded by the exons ATGGATTTCTTCAATAGCTTTCTTAGCGTTGTGATGCATGTGGCCATTGCTATATTCCTTTTAGCCTACTTACCTGTTAGGATGGTGTGGAGATTGGTTCGATGGATCCTTGTGAGACCTTTCTCAGAGGAGGACATGAAAGGAAAAGTTGTTCTCATCACCGGAGCTTCCTCCGGCATTGGTGAG CACATTGCTTACCAATATGCTGTGAGAGGGGCATCTCTGGTTCTTGTTGCAAGGAGAGAGCATGCTCTCAATTCAGTAGCTAAGACCGCAATTGAGCTTGGGGCGCCGGACGTTCTTGTGAAACCTGCTGACATCTCCATCCCCAATGAATCAAAACGGATCATGGAAGAGACTATTGCTCACTTTGGCCGAT TGAATCACCTCGTTGTCAATGCCGGAATTTGGAGTAGCTGCCTCTTTGAAGATATCACCAACATATCCGCCTTCACACAAGTGATG GATGTAAACTTTTGGGGCTCAGTATATCCAACTTATTATGCAATTCCACACCTCAAGACTAGCCATGGCAACATCATTGTGACAGCATCCATGGCTGGCCATGTTCCTACCGCAAGAATGAGCTTCTACAAT GCAAGCAAGGCAGCACTGATTAGGTTCTATGAGACATTAAGATCAGAGCTCGGCTCAGAGATCCGGATCACCATCATAACTCCAGGCTATGTGGAATCAGAAATCACCCAAGGCAAAGTTCTTAAGAAAGAGGGTGAAGTAGGCATCGACGAGGATGCTAGAGAT GTACAGCTTGGACCACTTCCTGTTGGCAGCACAAAGAAGTGTGCAGAGATCATTGTTGATGGTGCATGCAAAGGTGATGAGTATGTGACGTGGCCCTCCTGGTTCAAGCCCTTCTATATGGTCATGTGCTTTGCTCCTGAGGTCATGAACTGGTTTTCTCACTCATTCTATGTTGCTAAGCCAGGCACCACTTCGACCGAGACCCTAAGTAAGAGGATCTTAGAGGCATCAGGAGCCAAGAAATTGTTCTATCCTGCTTCAATTCAATCACCTGTCACTAAGATATAG